The following nucleotide sequence is from Myxococcota bacterium.
CGCCGCGAACGCCTACGAGCTCGACCCGGCGCTCGTCAAGGCGGTGATCGCCGCCGAATCCAACTTCGATCCGCGCGCCACGTCCCGGAAGGGCGCGCAGGGCCTCATGCAGCTGATGCCGCACACCGCGCGCAGCGTGGGCGTCGACGACCCGTACTCGCCCGCGCAGAACGTGCTCGGCGGCGCCCGCTACCTGCGCGAGATGCTCGACCGCTTCGGCGACGTGACGCGCGCCGTCGCCGCGTACAACGCCGGCCCGACGGCCGTCGAGCGCCACGACGGCATTCCTCCGTACACCGAGACGCGCGAGTACGTGTCCCGGGTGCTCCATTACTATCGCGGCTACCATCGCGACTTCGCGCAGCGCTGACGGCACGACCGGTGCCCGAGCCGCCCGGCGCGCGCCCCCCGCGGCGCGGCGGTGGCCCGGCGGTCCGGCAGCGCGACCTCCCGCCGGGCCCGTGCACCGCGCGGGCCGCGAGACGCGGCGGGGGCGACGCGCGAGCCAGGGGGGGTGAGATGGGACGAGCAGCGGTGCGCGCGGCCCCGGTAGCGGCGCTCGGCGAGGCGCGGGGAGGCGTGGATCCGATGGCCCGCGAGGCGGCCCGCGAGCAGGTCTGGAACCTCCCGAACGCGCTCACGATGCTGCGCATGGCGGTGGTGCCCGCGATGCTCGCCATGCCCTGGATGCTGAGCGACACCGCCAGCACGATGCTCGCCTGGCTCTACATCCTCGCCGCCGTGACCGACGTCGTGGACGGCTGGCTCGCCCGGCGCGGCCAGCAGGTCACCCAGGTGGGCAAGCTCCTCGACCCGCTCGCGGACAAGATGCTCGTCGCCACCTCCCTGATCATGCTCGTCTCGGTCGGGCGCATCGAGAGCTGGGCGGCCTGGATGGTCGTCGTGATCGTCGGGCGCGAGCTGGCCGTGACGGGCCTTCGCGGCATTGCCTCCGCGGGCGGGCGCATCATGGCGGCATCCTGGCAGGGCAAGGCCAAGACGCTCACGCAGAACGTCGCCATCTCGGCCCTGCTGTTCCACTACCCGACGCTCGGGCTGCCCGCCCACGAAATCGGTCTGTCACTTCTCGCGATCGCCACCCTACTCACCCTGTGGTCGGGCTACGGGTACTTCGCGGCCTTCTTCCGGGATCTGTTCGCGGCCGACGCCTAGCGCGTCCGGGCCGCCGTCGAGGAACGTCATGAGTCGGTTGGACGAGCTGAAGAACGCCATCGAGACGGGCACGGCCCGCATCGGCGTGATCGGGCTGGGCTACGTGGGGCTGCCCCTCGGCGTCGAGTTCGCGAAGGCGGGCTTCGACGTCACGGGCTTCGACCTCGACGCGCAGAAGGTGCGCAAGCTCGAGGCCGGCGAGTCCTACATCGAGGACGTTCCGGCGGCCGACCTGCAGGCGGTGAAGGAGGCGGGCCGCTTCCGCGCGACGACGAACTTCGCCGCGCTCACCAAGCTCGACGTCATCAACATCTGCGTGCCGACGCCGCTCACGCGCGCGAAGGACCCCGACGTCTCGCACATGGCCGCCGCGATGGACGAGATCCGCAAGCGCCTGCGCGCGGGCCAGCTCATCATCCTCGGCTCGACGACCTATCCCGGCACGACCACCGAGCTCTTCGTGCCCGCGCTCGAGGAGACGGGCCTCTCGGTCGGCAAGGACTTCGCGCTCTGCTTCG
It contains:
- a CDS encoding lytic transglycosylase domain-containing protein, with amino-acid sequence MGRLRQRARRTGALATAGFLLGAALAHAGQPLYRYTGPDGTVHFTNVPTDSRYERVFLTERGLQRDGIGRLRGRGRAPTHTGYDWLIARAANAYELDPALVKAVIAAESNFDPRATSRKGAQGLMQLMPHTARSVGVDDPYSPAQNVLGGARYLREMLDRFGDVTRAVAAYNAGPTAVERHDGIPPYTETREYVSRVLHYYRGYHRDFAQR
- the pgsA gene encoding CDP-diacylglycerol--glycerol-3-phosphate 3-phosphatidyltransferase; this translates as MAREAAREQVWNLPNALTMLRMAVVPAMLAMPWMLSDTASTMLAWLYILAAVTDVVDGWLARRGQQVTQVGKLLDPLADKMLVATSLIMLVSVGRIESWAAWMVVVIVGRELAVTGLRGIASAGGRIMAASWQGKAKTLTQNVAISALLFHYPTLGLPAHEIGLSLLAIATLLTLWSGYGYFAAFFRDLFAADA